The Novosphingobium aromaticivorans DSM 12444 genome segment ATCTTGATTCATGCCATGATACCGATTCATCGGCGCGACGCAACGCTCCGTTGGCTGATGGCTTGGTCTGCGCATCGCTGCGCCAAAATTGCCGAAAACCCTAGTTAAAATTTATATTTATGCCATTTTCGCCCTTGGACGCTCCAAGAGGAGATCAGGAAGTCGGGTGGGTGATGGCGGTTGAATAAATGGTCTAGACTAATTTTGATTAGTCGAATAGCGTCGCTGAAAATCACGGGAGTCGCCGAAGCTCGCGGTGGCGGTCGATGTTGAGAGGAGATCACGGATGAAAGGCAGGGCGACTGTCCTCGTGGGGGCCAACCGCATCGAGACATGGGAGATCGACGTCCATTCGCCCGAACCGGGGGGCGCGCTCGTCCGCACTGTCCTCGGCGGCGTCTGTGGCAGTGACGTTCACATCATGACCGGGGAAGCCGGCGAGATGCCTTTCCCGATCATCCTTGGGCACGAAGGTGTTGGCGAAATCGTCGAGCTGGGGGCTGGTGTCAGCACCGACTATGCAGGCGTCCCGGTCAAGCCCGGGGATCTTGTGGTGTGGTCACCGATCGCGCTGTGCCACCGCTGCTATTCCTGCACGATCCTTGAGGAGACGCCCTGCGAGAACAGCCGGTTCTTCGAGGATGCGTCAAAGCCGAACTGGGGAAGTTACGCCGACTTCGCGTGGTTGCCGAACTCGATGCCGTTCTATCGGCTTCCTGACGGTGCGATCCCTGAGGCGGTGGCGGCTCTAGGTTGCGCCCTGCCGACGGTCCTGCGAGGCTTCGATCGCTGTGGTCCAGTCCGTTTTGGCGACAGCGTGGTGGTGCAAGGCGCCGGCCCGGTGGGCCTTTCGGCCGTCCTTGTCGCGGCGCAGGCCGGCGCGCGCGAGGTGATCGTGATCGACGCCGCGCCCGCGAGGCTGGAGGCGGCGGTCAAGCTTGGCGCAACCGCCACGGTGTCGCTCGGCTTGCCGCAGGACGAGCGCAAGCGCATGATCTACGACCGGATCGGCAAGCAGGGGCCCGATATCGTGATCGAGGCGGCGGGCGCATTGCCGGCCTTCCCTGAAGGCGTCGACATCAGCGGCATCCACAGCCGCTACATCATACTCGGGCTTTGGGGGGCAATCGGCACGCAACCCATATCCCCGCGCGACCTTACGCTGAAGAACCTCACCATCGGTGGAGCATCGTTCCCTGCTCCGAAGAACTATTACCATGCGATGCAGTTTGCAGCGCGGGTGCAGCACGAAGTCCCGCTCGCCGAACTGGTCAGCCACCGCTTCGGCATCTCGCAGGCGGCCGAAGCCTTGCATGCCACCAAGACCGGAACCGCGACCAAGGCGGTCATCGACCCGTCGATCAGCTGATCGAACGAGCCCGGCCGGACAGAATCTTAAGGACAGGAACAATGAACGCCCAAACTTCTACGGCGACCCAGAAGCATCGCGTTGCTCCGCCGCCACACGTGCCGGGCCATCTGATCCGGGAGATCGACGCATACGACCTGGACGGCCTGGAGCAGGGTTTCCACGAAGCATGGAAGCGGGTGCAGCAACCCGATACGCCGCCGCTCGTCTGGACGCCGTTCACTGGCGGGCACTGGATCGCAACCCGCGGTACCTTGATCGACGAGATCTATCGCAGCCCCGAACGCTTCTCCAGCCGCGTGATCTGGGTCCCGCGCGAAGCGGGCGAGGCGTACGACATGGTGCCGACCAAGCTCGATCCGCCCGAGCATACACCCTATCGCAAGGCGATCGACAAGGGCCTGAACCTTGCGGAAATCCGCAAGCTCGAGGACCAGATCCGGACCATCGCGGTCGAGATCATCGAAGGCTTCGCCGATCGCGGCCATTGTGAGTTCGGCAGCGAGTTCTCGACGGTGTTTCCAGTCAGGGTGTTTCTCGCGCTGGCCGGGCTGCCGGTTGAAGATGCCACGAAGCTTGGCCTTCTGGCGAACGAGATGACGCGGCCCTCGGGCAACACGCCGGAAGAGCAGGGGCGGTCGCTGGAAGCGGCAAACAAGGGATTTTTCGAGTACGTCGCGCCGATCATCGCTGCGCGCAGGGGAGGCAGTGGTACTGACCTCATCACGCGCATTCTCAACGTCGAAATCGACGGCAAGCCGATGCCCGACGACCGTGCGCTAGGCCTGGTTTCGCTCCTGCTGCTCGGAGGGCTCGACACTGTCGTCAACTTCCTCGGCTTCATGATGATCTACCTTTCCCGGCACCCCGAAACGGTTGCCGAAATGCGGCGCGAACCATTGAAGCTGCAACGCGGCGTTGAAGAGCTGTTCCGTCGCTTCGCGGTCGTTTCGGATGCACGATATGTCGTTTCGGACATGGAGTTCCATGGCACCATGCTTAAGGAGGGCGACCTCATCCTCCTGCCAACGGCTCTGCACGGGCTTGACGACAGGCATCATGACGATCCCATGACCGTCGACCTGTCGCGGCGCGATGTCACTCACTCGACTTTCGCCCAGGGGCCGCACCGCTGCGCGGGCATGCACCTCGCGCGCCTCGAGGTGACGGTCATGCTGCAGGAATGGCTGGCCCGCATTCCGGAATTCAGGCTGAAGGACAGGGCAGTGCCAATCTACCATTCAGGCATCGTCGCGGCGGTCGAGAACATTCCACTGGAATGGGAGCCTCAGAGGGTTTCGGCATGATGGATGACGAGAAGGCGCATTTCCGCAAGGTCCTCGGGCATTATCCGACAGGTGTCTGTGCCATCACCGCCAAAACGCCCGACGGCACCGCCACCGCGATGATCGTCGGCTCGTTCACTTCTGTCTCGCTTGACCCGCCGCTTGTCGGGTTCTTTCCTGACAAGCAGTCGAGCAGCTGGAGCGCGATTTCGGTTTGCGACGGGTTTTGCGTGAATGTGCTGGGATCGTCGCAGGAGGCCCTCTGCCGCCAGCTCGCGTCCAAGGACCCGCGCAAGTTCGAGGGCGTGGCACATACCTTATCCCCGCGCGGTGCCCCGCTGATCGACGGGGCCTTGGCCTGGATCGATTGCTCGATGCACTCGGTCAGCGAAGCCGGGGACCATCTGCTGGTGCTGGGTGCGGTCGAGAGCTTCGAGATCGCCACGCCGGGCGATCCGTTGCTGTTCCACAAGGGCAGTTACGGCAAGTTTACGGCCTAGCCCTTCGCAAAACCGTGCAGGGCAAGATTGGCGGCCTGTTCGGCGATCTGCGCCGGGCTGAGCTTGCCGGGGCGGTACCATGTGGCGCATGAATCAAGCATGGCGATCAGGAACTTGCGGACGAGAGTCGGATCGAGACCGCTTCGAGCCGAGCCATCGGCCTGGGCGGCGGCGATGAGATCGCGCCAGTAATTGTCGAAGCTGGAGTAGGCCGCCAGAACCCGCCCCTTCATCTCGGCGGGAAGGTCATCGAAGACGCGCGAGACGGCGGATGAATAGTCGTCGCCTGTCAGCAGAAACCCGATGTGCGCCTCGATCGCCGCCTTTAATCGCTCCAACGCGGTCGCAGAAGGCCCAAGGACTTCGACCTGGGCCATGATGTGGCGGTTGTTGCGGTAGATGCCCTCCATCATCACGGCCTCGACGAGATCATCCTTCGAGGAGAAATGGTGGTAGATGCTGGGGGCAAGCATGCCGGCACCCGCTGCAATCTCGGTAAGTTTCGCGCCGGCGAGGCCCTTCTGGCGAAGAGCCGTCGCAGCCGAGTCAAGAATGCGCGTCTTGCCGTTTTCTACTTGTGCCATAATCAATCTTCATCTGTCTCAGGCACAACTGATGCACCAGCGCTTTGCAATCAACCTGCAAATGGCACGTTTGGCACGCCAGCGGCAGGAGGATCAAGAATTTCGAAAAGCCCGCCCGCGAGAGGTTGCTGGGCGAACTGTTCGGCTCCGTAGCCCTGCGATCCGGTGATCAGGAACAGCCGGGAATGGTCGGTCCCGCCAAAGGCAGGGCGCAGGCCGCGCCGTACAGGCAATTGGCGATCTTCCAGCAAGGTGCCGTCCGGCGCGAAACGGCGCAGCATCCAGCTTTCGTAGAATGCCATCCAGATGCAGCCCTCCACGTCCACCGCCATTCCGTCGGGGTAGCCGTCTTCTGGCTTGAAGCGGAGGAAATCGCGCCGGTTGCGGAGGTTTCCGTCTGCGTCCACATCGTAGGCCCAGCTCACCAGCGGCATGGAGTCGTTGACGTAAGCGGTCTTGCCATCGGGGCTGAAGGCCGGGCCATTTGCAGTGACGATGTTCTGTTCCTGCGAGGAGACCGTGCCGTCCGCGGCGAGGCGGTAGAGTTCGCCAGTGTTCCGGGCGTCAAGGTTGCCGAGCGTGCTTTCCTTGTCCTCGGCCGTGGTGCTTTCGTCCCATTGGCTGCAGTCGCAGGAGCCTGACCAGTAGCGGCCGCTTCGGTCGACCACGCCGTCGTTCAGCCTCGCAATCCGGGGGTCGGAGATCGGATGAACGAGCGGGTGATAGATGTCCGCGTGCGGATCGATGTGGACGAACCCATCGGCGGAAGAGGCGATGAAGCCACCTGACGAACGTGGCGCTATGGCGCTGACCCACTTCGGCGGAACCCAGGTGCCCTTGCTGCCCGTTTCAAGGTTGAACCAGTTCACGCTGGGGGCTTCGATGTCCACCCAATAGATGCAGCCGTCGCGCTCGTCCCAGATCGTGCCTTCGCCGAGGATAGCCTTGGCATCCCAGAGGCACCGCCACCGATCACCTTCCATCATCTCGTCATCCCGCTTCCTGTATCGCGCAAGAGCGGGGGCTCTTGCCGGAGTGTAAACTCAAACCTAATCATGATTAGTCTGCGCGGGCAACCAAATTGTTGCTCAGGAAGCGTCGGGTCGATGACCGCCGTGGCGCTGGAATATTTCCTGGGAGCTTTCGCCGGCATATGAGCCGACGACAGCCTTGAGATCCTCGGTCCGCAGGCGGTTGCGGATCGCCGTTACCTCGGGTTCGAGATGAAGAAGGGCGTCGCTTTCGGCGATTGCCGAAGCCGCTGCGTGAAATCCGGCTGCCTCCATCGCCCGGTTGATCGACCGCTTCTTCATGGCCAGGACGGCAGGCGGCATAAGCTTCATCCGCTGGGCCAGACTCTCGCAACACGCGATCACTTCCGAAGCAGGGACCGCGCAATTGGCCCAGCCCCAAGCTGCCGCCATGCGGCCGTCGATCCGGTTGCCAGGCAGAAAGGCGAACTCCTTCGCGTGGCGAGAGCCGACGTGGCTCACCCAGGTGGGGGCGATGAAGCCTCCTCCGATCGGAATGGTGGGCTCGCTTATCATCGCGTCTTCGGCCACCACGAGGATATCCGCGAACGACGCAAGCTGCGCGGCAACGCCGATGCAATAGCCGTGGACCGCGACGATCACCGGCTTCGGGTGGCGCCAAAGGTCCAGCCAGCGTTCGACATAGGAAGAGAGCCGCAGTACGTCGCTGGTGGGGCCGCTCGTGGCATTGTATTCGCCCAGATCCATGCCCGAGCTGAAACCGCGACCGCTCCCGCGAATCCCGAGAACCGGTGCGCCATTGGCCTGTCGGTCCTTAACCAGCGCCGAGAATTGTTCCAGCAGGGTGGCGGAGAAGCTGTTCGCAGCTTGCGGGCGATCGAAGACGATCCAGTCGATTGCGTCGCCTTCCTCGAGTCTCACTCCGTCCACGGCATCCATCTCTCTCTCCCTGCTTCGGTCGTTGCGAGCAGTCTGTATGGCCTATTTACACTTGGCTTAAATTAGGGCAAACCTAAAATGAATTAGGTTGAAGTTGGGGTGCGGTGCCTCATCCGAGATAATCCGGACTTCAACTTGCGCAGTGTGCCGGCCAAAGCCCGGCAAGTGCATCGGGAGAGATGACTGCCATGTATGCGACAAGTGCGGATGAACGGAGGCACGCAATTGCCGTTCGCCATCCTGCCTGGATCTGGAACAACCTCCATTCCTATCTCGATTGGAGTCTCGGGGACCTTGCCGATCGGCCTCTGGTCATCGCCGACGAAGGGACGCTTACATACGGGGACGCAGCCCGCCTGTCCGTCGAGCTTGCCGGCGGCCTGAAGGCACGGGGCATCAAGAAGGGCGAAAGGGTCGGCCTCATCATGGCCAACGACCCGTTGACGGTGCCTCTGCTGTTCGCGATCTGGCGGGCAGGGGCAATCGCGGTCCCGCTCAACACACTGTATCGCCCCGACGAGATAAGGTTCGCGCTTGCTGAGGCTGGTTGCGCGCTGCTTATTGCGATGGACAGGTTCGCTTCCAGGAACTTCGCGCAGGAACTCGAGGAAGGCTTGCCGGGATGGCAGGCTGGAGCCTGCCACGATCTGCCGGAACTTCGCGGTGGCCTGATTTTTGACCGCGCCGCTCCCGGTCGCCTCGTTGAGAAACTCTCGGGCCAAGGTGGGGGCGCGGAAGATCATGAGCGCGTCGAAGGCGGCGATACCGCGCTTATCCTGTTCACGTCCGGCACGACCGGGTCGCCCAAGGGTGTCGAAATCAGTCACGACAACCTCCTGCGGGCGATGTACGCCGGGGCCTACCACCAGGCATTCGAGGACGGACGCAGGGCAGTGTTCTCGTTGCCTCTCTATCACGGCTTCGGACTTGTCGTCGGCCTTCTTTCGGGCATGGTTTCGGGCGGCGCGATCATTCCGCTGCTGCGGTTCGATCCGCACCAGATCCTTGCTGCGACGGAGCGCCATCGCGCCACCTACCTGATGGGAGTGCCGACTATGACGATCGCGTTGCTCGAGCAGGCCAAGCGCCAGCACTACGATCTGTCATCCCTGAATGCGATCCACAGCGCGGCCGCGCCGACGCCGAGCTGGGTATGGGAGGACATACGCGCGACGTTCGGGTGCGAAGAGATCATCACCAGCTATGGCCAGACCGAGGTCACCGCCACGGTCATCTGTACGGCGCCGGGGGATTCGATCGAGACGGTGTCGGAAACGCAGGGTCGGATCGTCGAGGCGGGCATCGCGGGCATGCCGGATCAGGGCGGCCGGATAGCGGAGTTCAAGATAATCGACCCCGAAACCGGTGCAGACCTGCCGTGGGGCGCCTCGGGCGAGCTGTGCTGTCGCAGTCCGATGAACAGTAAGGGCTACTTTCGGCGTCCTAAAGCGACCGCGGCACTCTTTCTCGAAGGTGGCTGGATCAGGATGGGAGACCTTGGGCAATTTCGGCCCGACGGAAACCTGTTCCTGACCGGACGCACCAAGGAGCTTTACAAGAGCAAGGGCGAACTCGTGTCGCCCAAGGAACTCGAACAGATACTCACGGCAAATCCGGGGGTATCCCAGGCGTTCTTCATTGGGATGCCGGACGACCAATTTGGCGAATGCGGCTGTGCTTGGGTCGTCAGGGCCGAGGGCAGCGGGATATGCGAGGGGGAGGTCATGGATTACCTTCGCGAACGCATTCCCGCCTACAAGATGCCCCGCGAGGTCTGGTTCATCGAAGACGAGGCCCTGCCCAAGACCGGCACGGGCAAGGTCCAGAAGGCGGAGCTGCGCAACATGGCGCTGGCGATGCTTGCAGATCAGAAGGCGGTTTGACGATGCGAAGCGATCAGGTTGCAGCCGCGTGGAAGGAACGCGAGCAATGACCCCGGCCGAGATCTCCCCGATCGAAGATATCATCCGCGAAGCCGTGGAAGGCAGACCCTTCATTCTCGTCGACGCGGATGACCGCGAGAACGAAGGCGACATCATCATCCCGGCGCAGTTCGCCACGCCCGCGCAGATCAGCTTCATGGCTTGTCATGCGCGGGGGTTGATCTGTCTTGCGATTACGCAGGAGCGTTCCTCGCAACTGCAGCTCAGGCCGATGGCACCGCGCAATGAGTCCGGCTACGGCACGGCATTCACCGTCTCCATCGAGGCGAAGGAAGGCGTCACGACGGGCATTTCCGCCCATGACCGGGCCAGGACAATTGCCGTCGCGGTCGATCCGACGAAGGGAGTAGACGACCTGGTGACGCCCGGGCATGTATTCCCGCTCACCGCCCGGGATGGCGGCGTGCTTGTCCGGGCCGGGCATACCGAGGCTGCCGTCGACATTTCCCGGCTCGGCGGGCTTACACCTGCCGGTGTGATCTGCGAGGTCATGAATGACGACGGCACTATGGCGCGCCTGCCGGACCTGAAGATTTTCGCCGCGAAGCATGGCCTGAAAATAGGGACGATCGCCGATCTCATCGCCTACCGTCGCTCGTCGGAGCAGCTCGTGGAGGAGATGGCGTCGGCGCCGTTCCAGAGCCACTTCTGTCCTTCGCCGATGACGGTGCACGTCTACAGGAACAAGATTGACGGAGGCGAGCATGTCGCACTGGTCAAGGGCGAGATCCGCGCCGACCAGGATACGCTGGTACGCGTACACCAGGTCGACCTGACCACCGACGTGCTCGGCTGGAACACGGCTTCGCCGGAATACCTGCGACGTGCCCTTCGTTTCATTTCCGATCATTCGGGACCGGGCGTTGTCGTGCTGGTGCGCGATCCCGATCCGGAATCCATTTCCCGCCGTGTCGCGGGCGGACGGCGCGAGTATCACGAGAAGAATGCCAACCGTGACTACGGCATCGGGGCGCAGATCCTGATCGATCTCGGCGTCCGGCAGATGACCTTGCTGACTTCGAGCAAGGCGAAGCTGGCCGCGCTTCAGGGGTTCGGCCTGACGATCAACGGACGCACCGAACTGCGGGAGAACCGTCCGGATTCCCCGATCCGCGTACGCTCCGATTTCTGAGCCCGACCCTTTGCGGCGCGTTACGCTACCGCTTTGACGGGCGCGGCAAACGCGGCGACGATCTGGCCGATGGTGTCTTCGACCGCATCCTCGAAGCGTTCCTCGTTGCTGCCGTTGCCGCGGGTGTGGATCACCAGAATGTTGAGGAACATGAAGCACGCCGTGATCAGGCGACGCTGTGCAGCCGCTTCACTGAGATAGGCAAGGCAGGACCGCAACAGGGCCAGCGTGCGAGCCAGTTGCGGCGCAACGTGATCGCCGAACTGGCCGAATTGCTGCGCCTGGTAGCGCTGCAGATAGGCTGTCAGGAATGCGGCGTAGGAATGATCGCCAAACGCATCGATCAGCTGGATCTGCGGGAGGAAGATCACTTCGACGATCGTGCGCAGGTCGGTCAGCTTGCCTTCGGCCTCGGCTTGCGAAAGCATCAGGCCGCGCATCTCTTCCATCTGGTTCATGCGGTAATCGAATACCGCCTGCACAAGCGAATCGCGCGAACCGAAGTGATACTGGACGGCGTGGTGGTTGCGCTGTCCGGCTTGAGACGCGATCTCGCGCAGCGAAGCCCCCTCTATGCCGTCCCGCGCGAAAAGAACTTCTGCCGCCAGGATAAGGGCGACTTTGGGGCCCTGGTTGAGGTGTGAACTCAACGGGGCAGGTGAGCGCGGGGCTGCTTTCTGGGGCATTTAAGCCATTTGGGCTAATGTGCTGCATTCGTCAAGAAACACCGGCCCCGCCACGCCTGTCCGACGGGTCCGCGAACCCGCGCCAAACCTTTACGCGCGGCATTTTTCCGATTGACGAACCCTGCACCTATGGGCATGTAACCCACATGGCTTAATTTTAAGGCACATGGGAGAGACGGCATGGCCATGGAAACCGGATTGATTTTTCACCCCTACATGCGTCCGGGCCGCACGGCCCGGCAGACCTTCGAATGGGGTGTCCAGAGCGCGGTTCACTGCGACAAGATCGGCTTCAGCTCGATGATGATTTCGGAGCATGCTTCCCAGATCTGGGAAAACATCCCGAACCCCGAGCTGATCATGGCGGCGGCTGCCCTGCAGACGACCAACATCAAGTTCGCACCGATGGCGCACATCCTTCCGCATCAGCATCCGGCGAAGCTCGCGATGATGGTGGGTTGGCTCTCCCAGATCCTCGAGGGGCGCTATTTCATGGGTATCGGTGCTGGCGCCTACCCGCTCGCATCGTACATCCATGGTATCAAGAACGGCCAGGACACGGCGTTCCTCAACGAGATGGTCCGTGAATCGCTCTTCATCATGGAGAAGATCTGGAAGCGCGAACCTTTCTTCTACGAAGGCAAGTTCTGGAGCGCTGGCTTCCCCGAAGAGGAGCCTGCGCAGACGGAAGAGGACGAGCAGCACATGCTCGCGAACTACGCTCCCTACGGCGGTGGCTTCCCCGAATTCGCCGTGACCGGCTTCAGCTACAATTCGCCTTCGATGAAGCTTGCGGGCGAGCGCAACTTCAAGCCCGTGTCGATCTTTTCGGGCATCGACGCCCTCAAGAAGCATTGGGAAACGTACTCAGAAGCGAACATAAAGGCGGGCTTCACGCCCGACCGGCAGCGCCATGCCGTGTCGCAGACGGTCTTCTGTGCCGACACCGACGCGGAGGCGAAGCGCCTCGTGATGGAAGGTCCGATCGGCTACTGCTTCGAGCGCTACCTGATCCCGATCTGGCGCCGCTTCGGCATGATGGACGGTTTCGCAAAGGATGCGGGCATCGATCCGCTTGATGCCGATCTCGAGTTCCTCGTGGACAACGTGTTCGTTGTCGGGTCGCCGGACACGATCGTCGACAAGCTCAACACACTGTTTGCGAAGTGCGGCGGCTGGGGAACGCTGCAGGTCGAGGCGCACGACTACTACGACGATCCGTCGCCATGGTTCAATTCGCTCGAACTGCTCGCCAAGGAAGTCGCGCCGCGCGTCAAGCTGCCTGAAGCGATGGCTGCGGCCTGAAATCAAAACTGCTCGGTGCCGGCGCGCCAGAAGCCGGCACCGGGTTTTCAACGAGAATATAGATGGGAGAAGGGACAATGACCAAATCGGATCATCGGTGTGCCGTGCG includes the following:
- a CDS encoding SMP-30/gluconolactonase/LRE family protein is translated as MMEGDRWRCLWDAKAILGEGTIWDERDGCIYWVDIEAPSVNWFNLETGSKGTWVPPKWVSAIAPRSSGGFIASSADGFVHIDPHADIYHPLVHPISDPRIARLNDGVVDRSGRYWSGSCDCSQWDESTTAEDKESTLGNLDARNTGELYRLAADGTVSSQEQNIVTANGPAFSPDGKTAYVNDSMPLVSWAYDVDADGNLRNRRDFLRFKPEDGYPDGMAVDVEGCIWMAFYESWMLRRFAPDGTLLEDRQLPVRRGLRPAFGGTDHSRLFLITGSQGYGAEQFAQQPLAGGLFEILDPPAAGVPNVPFAG
- a CDS encoding enoyl-CoA hydratase/isomerase family protein; the protein is MDAVDGVRLEEGDAIDWIVFDRPQAANSFSATLLEQFSALVKDRQANGAPVLGIRGSGRGFSSGMDLGEYNATSGPTSDVLRLSSYVERWLDLWRHPKPVIVAVHGYCIGVAAQLASFADILVVAEDAMISEPTIPIGGGFIAPTWVSHVGSRHAKEFAFLPGNRIDGRMAAAWGWANCAVPASEVIACCESLAQRMKLMPPAVLAMKKRSINRAMEAAGFHAAASAIAESDALLHLEPEVTAIRNRLRTEDLKAVVGSYAGESSQEIFQRHGGHRPDAS
- a CDS encoding cytochrome P450, with product MNAQTSTATQKHRVAPPPHVPGHLIREIDAYDLDGLEQGFHEAWKRVQQPDTPPLVWTPFTGGHWIATRGTLIDEIYRSPERFSSRVIWVPREAGEAYDMVPTKLDPPEHTPYRKAIDKGLNLAEIRKLEDQIRTIAVEIIEGFADRGHCEFGSEFSTVFPVRVFLALAGLPVEDATKLGLLANEMTRPSGNTPEEQGRSLEAANKGFFEYVAPIIAARRGGSGTDLITRILNVEIDGKPMPDDRALGLVSLLLLGGLDTVVNFLGFMMIYLSRHPETVAEMRREPLKLQRGVEELFRRFAVVSDARYVVSDMEFHGTMLKEGDLILLPTALHGLDDRHHDDPMTVDLSRRDVTHSTFAQGPHRCAGMHLARLEVTVMLQEWLARIPEFRLKDRAVPIYHSGIVAAVENIPLEWEPQRVSA
- a CDS encoding zinc-binding dehydrogenase; the encoded protein is MKGRATVLVGANRIETWEIDVHSPEPGGALVRTVLGGVCGSDVHIMTGEAGEMPFPIILGHEGVGEIVELGAGVSTDYAGVPVKPGDLVVWSPIALCHRCYSCTILEETPCENSRFFEDASKPNWGSYADFAWLPNSMPFYRLPDGAIPEAVAALGCALPTVLRGFDRCGPVRFGDSVVVQGAGPVGLSAVLVAAQAGAREVIVIDAAPARLEAAVKLGATATVSLGLPQDERKRMIYDRIGKQGPDIVIEAAGALPAFPEGVDISGIHSRYIILGLWGAIGTQPISPRDLTLKNLTIGGASFPAPKNYYHAMQFAARVQHEVPLAELVSHRFGISQAAEALHATKTGTATKAVIDPSIS
- a CDS encoding TetR/AcrR family transcriptional regulator, encoding MPQKAAPRSPAPLSSHLNQGPKVALILAAEVLFARDGIEGASLREIASQAGQRNHHAVQYHFGSRDSLVQAVFDYRMNQMEEMRGLMLSQAEAEGKLTDLRTIVEVIFLPQIQLIDAFGDHSYAAFLTAYLQRYQAQQFGQFGDHVAPQLARTLALLRSCLAYLSEAAAQRRLITACFMFLNILVIHTRGNGSNEERFEDAVEDTIGQIVAAFAAPVKAVA
- a CDS encoding TetR/AcrR family transcriptional regulator, giving the protein MAQVENGKTRILDSAATALRQKGLAGAKLTEIAAGAGMLAPSIYHHFSSKDDLVEAVMMEGIYRNNRHIMAQVEVLGPSATALERLKAAIEAHIGFLLTGDDYSSAVSRVFDDLPAEMKGRVLAAYSSFDNYWRDLIAAAQADGSARSGLDPTLVRKFLIAMLDSCATWYRPGKLSPAQIAEQAANLALHGFAKG
- the ribB gene encoding 3,4-dihydroxy-2-butanone-4-phosphate synthase, whose amino-acid sequence is MTPAEISPIEDIIREAVEGRPFILVDADDRENEGDIIIPAQFATPAQISFMACHARGLICLAITQERSSQLQLRPMAPRNESGYGTAFTVSIEAKEGVTTGISAHDRARTIAVAVDPTKGVDDLVTPGHVFPLTARDGGVLVRAGHTEAAVDISRLGGLTPAGVICEVMNDDGTMARLPDLKIFAAKHGLKIGTIADLIAYRRSSEQLVEEMASAPFQSHFCPSPMTVHVYRNKIDGGEHVALVKGEIRADQDTLVRVHQVDLTTDVLGWNTASPEYLRRALRFISDHSGPGVVVLVRDPDPESISRRVAGGRREYHEKNANRDYGIGAQILIDLGVRQMTLLTSSKAKLAALQGFGLTINGRTELRENRPDSPIRVRSDF
- a CDS encoding flavin reductase family protein, with amino-acid sequence MMDDEKAHFRKVLGHYPTGVCAITAKTPDGTATAMIVGSFTSVSLDPPLVGFFPDKQSSSWSAISVCDGFCVNVLGSSQEALCRQLASKDPRKFEGVAHTLSPRGAPLIDGALAWIDCSMHSVSEAGDHLLVLGAVESFEIATPGDPLLFHKGSYGKFTA
- a CDS encoding class I adenylate-forming enzyme family protein, yielding MTAMYATSADERRHAIAVRHPAWIWNNLHSYLDWSLGDLADRPLVIADEGTLTYGDAARLSVELAGGLKARGIKKGERVGLIMANDPLTVPLLFAIWRAGAIAVPLNTLYRPDEIRFALAEAGCALLIAMDRFASRNFAQELEEGLPGWQAGACHDLPELRGGLIFDRAAPGRLVEKLSGQGGGAEDHERVEGGDTALILFTSGTTGSPKGVEISHDNLLRAMYAGAYHQAFEDGRRAVFSLPLYHGFGLVVGLLSGMVSGGAIIPLLRFDPHQILAATERHRATYLMGVPTMTIALLEQAKRQHYDLSSLNAIHSAAAPTPSWVWEDIRATFGCEEIITSYGQTEVTATVICTAPGDSIETVSETQGRIVEAGIAGMPDQGGRIAEFKIIDPETGADLPWGASGELCCRSPMNSKGYFRRPKATAALFLEGGWIRMGDLGQFRPDGNLFLTGRTKELYKSKGELVSPKELEQILTANPGVSQAFFIGMPDDQFGECGCAWVVRAEGSGICEGEVMDYLRERIPAYKMPREVWFIEDEALPKTGTGKVQKAELRNMALAMLADQKAV
- a CDS encoding LLM class flavin-dependent oxidoreductase — encoded protein: MAMETGLIFHPYMRPGRTARQTFEWGVQSAVHCDKIGFSSMMISEHASQIWENIPNPELIMAAAALQTTNIKFAPMAHILPHQHPAKLAMMVGWLSQILEGRYFMGIGAGAYPLASYIHGIKNGQDTAFLNEMVRESLFIMEKIWKREPFFYEGKFWSAGFPEEEPAQTEEDEQHMLANYAPYGGGFPEFAVTGFSYNSPSMKLAGERNFKPVSIFSGIDALKKHWETYSEANIKAGFTPDRQRHAVSQTVFCADTDAEAKRLVMEGPIGYCFERYLIPIWRRFGMMDGFAKDAGIDPLDADLEFLVDNVFVVGSPDTIVDKLNTLFAKCGGWGTLQVEAHDYYDDPSPWFNSLELLAKEVAPRVKLPEAMAAA